The Cherax quadricarinatus isolate ZL_2023a chromosome 20, ASM3850222v1, whole genome shotgun sequence genomic interval ccacaaatgatgacaaaggcatagatgcaatacggataagtgcttcaagaatggcatacaattcagcagtaaagatactagccgaagatagtaaatgccctcatacgacgctgtccggaaacactgctgcgaatcctacgccgtcagaagacttagagccatctgtgtacactgcaatggcatgagaatgagagtggaagtggtcaagaaaaagagagtgggaagctaccgtagacagttggactttcaagcaagggagtgagaaagaacagactcgaacagctggaacttcccaggggggttggcttagtgcttctttttgattataataataataattcccaggggggtagggaaaagtgagatgttacatgaacatagaaaggtggaaatttaagagaagacaagagcgaatgtaggcgaagagagaagggacggagcccAGAACCATTAGAATTCATTGTGTTCATCTAAAATGCAAGTAAATTCGAACAAAAATACGACCAACGAATCCTGAACACGCTGACATTCTGAGTTCAAATACCCAGTAAAATAATTAACAAATATACTCTCTTAAGAAATGAACCTTCCATCTTTGCTACTAAAACTGTAAATAAACTAGACAgcttctaaaccatttattcaaataTAACAATCAAAATCTATGGTAAAATTGCTTAACAGTAATGTAGGCAATCAGGTTGAAGTAAACTtggtcatttaaaaaaaaaaaactacatagTGAACATAACTTATTACAATGCATTTAAACAAATATACTGAAACAAAAGTAATTACATATTCAAATGAGCCAGAGTTTTGCTAATGCACAAAAGTGAGAGATACCACCTACAAGTCAATATCTAAGTAACCTTCACACTGTATCatcaaaaatattttatataataccAGGCAATGAAATATACTTGATCACTGTACACTGATTAGTTGTACTTGTCCTACTATTTCATTTTTCATGTGAAACCATGTGTTACAAGTAggagacagataaaaaaaaatggaatgcaAGCTTTCATTCCAGCAATAATATTAGTAATTTGAAAAGCACACAGATGAGATGCAAATCACTCTATAAAAAATGCATAGGTTAGTCTAGCTAGCAAAGCTACAATGTCTATATTCATAAATGAAATAGATGGATATGGTACTAGTACTGTATATGATATCTGAAAAATTAGTAGGCAAGATCTATTGTACACACAAAAATAAGTTTAATAAAATGTGTAAAACTTATGTCTATATAAATATTTCCTTACATAAAAACTATATTATATACTCTGCCATGGGTTCTATCCACACCTGTTCTGTGATTATTTACTGTACAATACTTTAAAATAATATTCAAGATAAAAGAGTTTATCAATGTAATTTACTATACAATTACAATAATACGTAAGAAAAATTTATAAACTTACAAGATATTTGGCTTTCCTGCAGCCATTGCCCAAGTGGCAGGGCCCAGCTTGGCACCGCGTCGCAGGAAGCACTGCACGGCTGCGGCATTGCGGGCACTAATTGCACGGTCAAGGGGTCTCATGCCATTGATATCCACATGCTCTATTAGTGATCCTCTATCAAGTAGAAACTGTACCACAATGGGATCACCCTGATAGGCAGCAAGATCAAGTGGTGTACGGCCAGACTTGTCTGCATGATTCAAGTCTGCACTACAGTCAGCTAGATATTGGACGGCATGAACATGGCCACGTAGGCAAGCCCAGCCCAATGGAGAGAGGCCTTCTCTGTCTGTTCGAGCTATGGAGGCACCACGTGAGATTAACAATTCCATAAGCCCCAGATGTCCTTCAGCAGCAGCTACCATGAGGGGAGTCCGGCCAGCAGCATCTGGGCTCTCTACAGCAACACCTTGGCTCAGGAGCAATTTAGCCACCTCGTAGTGACCATTGCGCACAGCACAGGTGAGCGGTGAAGCACCACGTGAGTTGACTTTGGTTATACATGCTCCAGCCCTAAGTAAGGCTGCTACCATTGCTGTGTGTCCTGCACCAGCAGCAACTGTGAGAGCTGTTTCTCCAGTCACATTGtcttcaccatcaacactaacttCTGCCATATCTAAAAGGAACTCTACAACCTGAAAATTATAAATTATGAAACTGGACAATATTTATAAAATAATTATTGAAAACAAAAAGTATTTGTTACTTAAGTAATTGCTACTTATTCTGCACTAGTTTTTGGAATGATTATTTTTAAATGATGAATGTGCAGTACAGTATTTAGTTTATTATATACAAAAACTGGCCAGAATATAGATAAGATATTTATTGGCTTACATTGCTGTGTCCActggaagcagcagcaacaagggcCTGGTGGGACTGATTCCGCAACAGATCATTTGGTCCAGGCCAATCACAGGATAGTAGGTAACCAACCACATTGAGGTGACCGGCAGCAGCTGCTTGGACCATTGGGGTGTGATTTTGTCGGTCTTTTGATGTGAGTGAAGCTCCAGCCTGAACCAAGAGTCTCACTACATCACAATGACCTTGTGCAGATACCAGACCCAATGCTGTTACACCTTCACTATTTGTCTGATTTACATCTGCACCAAACTCGATGAGAAGTGCTACCATCTCTGTGTGACCTTGATGAGCACATACTCCTAAGATGGGAGAGTTGTGCAGATGTTCACTTGGGTAGTCTGGTGAAGCACCCGCAAGGAGCAACAGTCTTGAAACCTGGAAAAAATGTATTGATGTTGATGCCAACTATTTAAACCTGTATGTTTTCATTTTAATAACTGATTCAATATGACAGACTACTTATGATGACTCCaattaattcaattaatccaATTAATCATAGATAAAATAAACTACGTATATTCTTATTTCATTAATAATGAGCACtctgttgtgtagtgttaatttTTTTGTATAaactatatacagtggtacctcgggatacgaacttaattcgtcccagaaggctgttcgagtgccaataccgaatgaatttgttcccataaggaataatgtaaactaGATTAAtcagtttcagacacccaaaaataaacttacaaagcacttacataaatacacttacataattgttcgagttctGAGTtgttcatatcccgaggtaccactgtactgttcTATACACCAGTACTCATAAATTTCGTACACTACCTTGGTATTAGGACTGTAGAGATTTCTGGTGCATGCGAGTGCCTGCGATACGTTATGTGAAGACTGTGCAAGCCACAGTGCCTGCAGATCACGGGGTGATAGAGGAAGAGCTCGTGCCATGTTTTTGTAGACATGTGCTTTCAGTATGTGGTGGCCTAATTCTAAAGAAGCTTCGGGATCCAATGGCCACTCAAGACGAGACATGCGAAGAGCCAAGTTAGCATGACCAGCTCTTGTGTCGCAAACAAATTTAGCAGATTCTCCTTCAACACGTCTTGCTAACCATTCACGAAGTGCTGGATGGAACAGCATGTATGTGTCATCTAGTCGTTTCACCAAGAAAGAATTAAGTACTTTGAAACAGTTGAGAAATTCCTCCCAGGACAGGAACTTGTAGAGGAGTCCAGCATTAACAGAATGATAAATTTCTGGGAGTGTAAGTGGGTTAAGTGATGCTAAAACCACATTCAGAATAGGCTGAACCTTTTCAAAGCTTCTAACACTGGGGAATCGAAGATTAAACAAGAGAAGAAAAATTTCATTTAGAGACTGTGGGAGAACCTTAAATGAACCAGATTTCATGACAAGATGGCCTCTTTCTACTAAGTCTAAGATGAGCTTGATGTACAACATTGAGCCTTTACTCTGTGAGGCCACATACTGGGTAAAGCGGTGCTGAGAGGAGCCTCCTTCTATCTTCCCCTGTGTGACTGTAATATTTGATCTTATAGTAGGAGAATGCATACAACGAAAACCTACGTAATCACAGAGATCACGGGCAGCAAGATCAGCAGCAGGGTCAGCACGCTGATCTGGATCAAGCGAGATTTGATGGAAAGGCAGAAGGCGTGTCAGGTCAACTAACTGTGTTCGAACACTAACTACCAATTTGATGAAAGAAGGTAATTTAACAGCATGACGGGCAAGGAATGAAGCGAGTGTATCCGCATGGTCTGGACGATGGTACTCAGCCTCACATATGCCATCTACCACAATTATGAGTGGATCTGCCCCAACTTTACCTAGGCGTCGAAGATTATGGAGGGGCTCTAGGATACCTTTCACCAGTGCTGTTGATGGATCGCTCACACAAGCCGGCAATGCCAACAGTCCTTGTGTCTGAGGCTCGGCCAATAACAGGTCGCGGTAGGCATGAAGCTGTGGCGCCTGGCAGAGTTGAGCAGCAATGGAGTGAACAAAGTCAGGAACAAGACAAGTTACTGAATTTTCAGCTTGGCAGAAATGATAAGCAACAACTCTAGATGCCAACGACTTGACACCTTCTGGTATCAAACTCATACGGCCATACAATGATCCACCATTTTTACTGTATGGCTctgaaaaataaaaacaaaaaattatTCATTTTAATTAAATATTCTGCATTCAATTTATGAAAAGATAATTCTTTCTACTGGTAATGTTACTTTTAAAATATCTAGACACATACagtacagcctttcctcacttaacgacggagttccgttcctaaggccACATCGGTAAActaatttgtcgctaagtgaggaatatactataatggtagcaggtttgtgtcaaccatgtttgattttgttttaatgtcacctttccaccatttgtaacatttctggcatattttttaatgtttatacagtggtgtattgtatattgtattaaacagaatggaggaaatcagctctaatatacattatttaggtatgcatactggtcagagagcccattgtaagactgaggtgtcggtaaacgagtatgtcactaagtgagtaaaggctgtacaggtctccctcaacattcgcatttTCAACTTTCgcaggcttcacacattcgcgaattcccaaccaccaaattcccagctgccaaaCCATATTTAAGTTTCCGCCACcggcgagtccctactaccctccctccgacctccacaactggcagccagccctcccaccactcagtgtggtgagttttgtttgttcattatttgctattaaactacagtataaataatgtcaacccattcatgactaaatgttagaatggctattcggacaggtattggacggtgacatcatatgtttactcttgaacatggcaaagaatcaaacatttctgctactgctaataataataataataatacaatagaaTTGAAGGAAATTGTATAAAAAtatgagggttgaagcagtggtggaagaagtggttgaggcatcatcagtcagtgtggctttgtttatgctggagtgagcattagtctccacgcccttccaaacatttcacaataattcattgagcatgactggagtggtagaggaattgatagaggcagtggttgaagcagcagttgaggcagtggttgaggcagtggtatttaataagatctttctttctttcaacacaccgtccatatcccaccaaggcagggtggcccaaaaagaaaaacaaaagtttctctttttaaatttaataatttatacaggagaaggggttactagccccttgctcccggcattttagtcgcctcttacaacactcatggcttatagaggaagaattctgttccacttccccatggagataagaggaaataaacaagaacaagaactagaaataaaatagaa includes:
- the rols gene encoding protein TANC2 isoform X1 — encoded protein: MDIYAKLREGGICPNCRMPFDKGKKRKLIDQCGHERCYSCLFKSETCPICALQAPPKKLQHSQSRSSLSPPAPGGTGRSKLLTNGTFTSYFKGVGDPGLPPERPSPSRSVSPRRNTHVSQAHTLSPLYASSSPIGVTHGTFTPSQNFICSPVGGSGRETSYGTPPTISRLTPLPAPPKSVGGTPASARRRGGVSPRGPPLSPWSRRVPRPNTVNVDSSQHLTALLSSADKKSSKNISLARRIKSLWSIDDECDGDTEATSGGSGEAAEAKDGEDLYMRLGLLLGEGATPPTSASRPPRAASSHTSFSSLSASSEVNTTASNNTSPVSTLNGSSEAELRLPGGRDPSVESMNSFISHGAVSSNASASPTTTPRRHSVTTSQPGQVEELSLFGRRRSSVRRSARNAHVKGPIDPKVRFASYRGAQLSLRPLFFEVPQQDPDPLFVGRAWLYREIEAHLTAEAPTNRGVIIIGSVGAGKTAAILQLVEYSCFGRKRDESIYQEPYSKNGGSLYGRMSLIPEGVKSLASRVVAYHFCQAENSVTCLVPDFVHSIAAQLCQAPQLHAYRDLLLAEPQTQGLLALPACVSDPSTALVKGILEPLHNLRRLGKVGADPLIIVVDGICEAEYHRPDHADTLASFLARHAVKLPSFIKLVVSVRTQLVDLTRLLPFHQISLDPDQRADPAADLAARDLCDYVGFRCMHSPTIRSNITVTQGKIEGGSSQHRFTQYVASQSKGSMLYIKLILDLVERGHLVMKSGSFKVLPQSLNEIFLLLFNLRFPSVRSFEKVQPILNVVLASLNPLTLPEIYHSVNAGLLYKFLSWEEFLNCFKVLNSFLVKRLDDTYMLFHPALREWLARRVEGESAKFVCDTRAGHANLALRMSRLEWPLDPEASLELGHHILKAHVYKNMARALPLSPRDLQALWLAQSSHNVSQALACTRNLYSPNTKVSRLLLLAGASPDYPSEHLHNSPILGVCAHQGHTEMVALLIEFGADVNQTNSEGVTALGLVSAQGHCDVVRLLVQAGASLTSKDRQNHTPMVQAAAAGHLNVVGYLLSCDWPGPNDLLRNQSHQALVAAASSGHSNVVEFLLDMAEVSVDGEDNVTGETALTVAAGAGHTAMVAALLRAGACITKVNSRGASPLTCAVRNGHYEVAKLLLSQGVAVESPDAAGRTPLMVAAAEGHLGLMELLISRGASIARTDREGLSPLGWACLRGHVHAVQYLADCSADLNHADKSGRTPLDLAAYQGDPIVVQFLLDRGSLIEHVDINGMRPLDRAISARNAAAVQCFLRRGAKLGPATWAMAAGKPNILVMLLNKLQEDGVALCRKGRLKEAAHRFSYALRKLPTGDQGEHTATFTHLRLHLTLNLSRCKRKMNEVEEAIQLADAALAIKKDSYEAFYARARAKREAKHLQEALEDVNEAVRLAPQTRDVRRVLIKIRDEMQSEIDTCASTDLAQLRQLAASVDTLSEADLPMTSSILSESGYSSNI
- the rols gene encoding protein TANC2 isoform X7; this encodes MDIYAKLREGGICPNCRMPFDKGKKRKLIDQCGHERCYSCLFKSETCPICALQAPPKKLQHSQSRSSLSPPAPGGTGRSKLLTNGVGGTPASARRRGGVSPRGPPLSPWSRRVPRPNTVNVDSSQHLTALLSSADKKSSKNISLARRIKSLWSIDDECDGDTEATSGGSGEAAEAKDGEDLYMRLGLLLGEGATPPTSASRPPRAASSHTSFSSLSASSEVNTTASNNTSPVSTLNGSSEAELRLPGGRDPSVESMNSFISHGAVSSNASASPTTTPRRHSVTTSQPGQVEELSLFGRRRSSVRRSARNAHVKGPIDPKVRFASYRGAQLSLRPLFFEVPQQDPDPLFVGRAWLYREIEAHLTAEAPTNRGVIIIGSVGAGKTAAILQLVEYSCFGRKRDESIYQEPYSKNGGSLYGRMSLIPEGVKSLASRVVAYHFCQAENSVTCLVPDFVHSIAAQLCQAPQLHAYRDLLLAEPQTQGLLALPACVSDPSTALVKGILEPLHNLRRLGKVGADPLIIVVDGICEAEYHRPDHADTLASFLARHAVKLPSFIKLVVSVRTQLVDLTRLLPFHQISLDPDQRADPAADLAARDLCDYVGFRCMHSPTIRSNITVTQGKIEGGSSQHRFTQYVASQSKGSMLYIKLILDLVERGHLVMKSGSFKVLPQSLNEIFLLLFNLRFPSVRSFEKVQPILNVVLASLNPLTLPEIYHSVNAGLLYKFLSWEEFLNCFKVLNSFLVKRLDDTYMLFHPALREWLARRVEGESAKFVCDTRAGHANLALRMSRLEWPLDPEASLELGHHILKAHVYKNMARALPLSPRDLQALWLAQSSHNVSQALACTRNLYSPNTKVSRLLLLAGASPDYPSEHLHNSPILGVCAHQGHTEMVALLIEFGADVNQTNSEGVTALGLVSAQGHCDVVRLLVQAGASLTSKDRQNHTPMVQAAAAGHLNVVGYLLSCDWPGPNDLLRNQSHQALVAAASSGHSNVVEFLLDMAEVSVDGEDNVTGETALTVAAGAGHTAMVAALLRAGACITKVNSRGASPLTCAVRNGHYEVAKLLLSQGVAVESPDAAGRTPLMVAAAEGHLGLMELLISRGASIARTDREGLSPLGWACLRGHVHAVQYLADCSADLNHADKSGRTPLDLAAYQGDPIVVQFLLDRGSLIEHVDINGMRPLDRAISARNAAAVQCFLRRGAKLGPATWAMAAGKPNILVMLLNKLQEDGVALCRKGRLKEAAHRFSYALRKLPTGDQGEHTATFTHLRLHLTLNLSRCKRKMNEVEEAIQLADAALAIKKDSYEAFYARARAKREAKHLQEALEDVNEAVRLAPQTRDVRRVLIKIRDEMQSEIDTCASTDLAQLRQLAASVDTLSEADLPMTSSILSESGYSSNI
- the rols gene encoding protein TANC2 isoform X6, with amino-acid sequence MDIYAKLREGGICPNCRMPFDKGKKRKLIDQCGHERCYSCLFKSETCPICALQAPPKKLQHSQSRSSLSPPAPGGTGRSKLLTNGTFTSYFKGVGDPGLPPERPSPSRSVSPRRNTHVSQAHTLSPLYASSSPIGVTHGTFTPSQNFICSPVGGSGRETSYGTPPTISRLTPLPAPPKNDECDGDTEATSGGSGEAAEAKDGEDLYMRLGLLLGEGATPPTSASRPPRAASSHTSFSSLSASSEVNTTASNNTSPVSTLNGSSEAELRLPGGRDPSVESMNSFISHGAVSSNASASPTTTPRRHSVTTSQPGQVEELSLFGRRRSSVRRSARNAHVKGPIDPKVRFASYRGAQLSLRPLFFEVPQQDPDPLFVGRAWLYREIEAHLTAEAPTNRGVIIIGSVGAGKTAAILQLVEYSCFGRKRDESIYQEPYSKNGGSLYGRMSLIPEGVKSLASRVVAYHFCQAENSVTCLVPDFVHSIAAQLCQAPQLHAYRDLLLAEPQTQGLLALPACVSDPSTALVKGILEPLHNLRRLGKVGADPLIIVVDGICEAEYHRPDHADTLASFLARHAVKLPSFIKLVVSVRTQLVDLTRLLPFHQISLDPDQRADPAADLAARDLCDYVGFRCMHSPTIRSNITVTQGKIEGGSSQHRFTQYVASQSKGSMLYIKLILDLVERGHLVMKSGSFKVLPQSLNEIFLLLFNLRFPSVRSFEKVQPILNVVLASLNPLTLPEIYHSVNAGLLYKFLSWEEFLNCFKVLNSFLVKRLDDTYMLFHPALREWLARRVEGESAKFVCDTRAGHANLALRMSRLEWPLDPEASLELGHHILKAHVYKNMARALPLSPRDLQALWLAQSSHNVSQALACTRNLYSPNTKVSRLLLLAGASPDYPSEHLHNSPILGVCAHQGHTEMVALLIEFGADVNQTNSEGVTALGLVSAQGHCDVVRLLVQAGASLTSKDRQNHTPMVQAAAAGHLNVVGYLLSCDWPGPNDLLRNQSHQALVAAASSGHSNVVEFLLDMAEVSVDGEDNVTGETALTVAAGAGHTAMVAALLRAGACITKVNSRGASPLTCAVRNGHYEVAKLLLSQGVAVESPDAAGRTPLMVAAAEGHLGLMELLISRGASIARTDREGLSPLGWACLRGHVHAVQYLADCSADLNHADKSGRTPLDLAAYQGDPIVVQFLLDRGSLIEHVDINGMRPLDRAISARNAAAVQCFLRRGAKLGPATWAMAAGKPNILVMLLNKLQEDGVALCRKGRLKEAAHRFSYALRKLPTGDQGEHTATFTHLRLHLTLNLSRCKRKMNEVEEAIQLADAALAIKKDSYEAFYARARAKREAKHLQEALEDVNEAVRLAPQTRDVRRVLIKIRDEMQSEIDTCASTDLAQLRQLAASVDTLSEADLPMTSSILSESGYSSNI